The Trichosurus vulpecula isolate mTriVul1 chromosome 3, mTriVul1.pri, whole genome shotgun sequence genome includes a window with the following:
- the GDF5 gene encoding growth/differentiation factor 5, producing the protein MRLPRLLAFLLWHLTWLDLDLISTVLSAPDLAQRTSGSRPGLAKAEAKERSPPARGSFRPGGHGFNGAATNARAKGSASQAGGLLPKKDQPKKMPSRSGGPEPKPEFPQARQAGARTVTPKGQHPGTKVPPKGGPSSSTFLLKKAKEPGPPSEPKEPFRPPPVTPHEYMLSLYRTLSDADRKGVNGSVKLEAGLANTITSFIDKGQDDRGPAVRKQRYVFDISALEKDGLLGAELRILRKKPLDGSKPSIPGRPAQLKLSSCPSGRQPGILLDVRSVPGLDSPRWEVFDIWKLFRNFKNSAQLCLELEAWDRGRVMDLRSVGFDRVARQVHEKALFLVFGRTKKRDLFFNEIKARSGQDDKTVYEYLFSQRRKRRAPLTTRQGKRPSKNPKARCSRKALHVNFKDMGWDDWIIAPLEYEAFHCEGLCEFPLRSHLEPTNHAVIQTLMNSMDPESTPPTCCVPTRLSPISILFIDSANNVVYKQYEDMVVESCGCR; encoded by the exons ATGAGACTCCCAAGACTCCTCGCATTCTTGCTCTGGCACCTGACTTGGCTGGACCTAGATCTTATCAGCACTGTTCTGAGTGCCCCAGACCTGGCACAGAGAACCTCAGGGTCCAGACCGGGATTGGCCAAGGCAGAAGCCAAGGAGCGTTCCCCTCCGGCCAGAGGCAGCTTCAGGCCGGGGGGACATGGCTTCAATGGGGCAGCCACTAATGCCAGGGCAAAGGGCAGCGCCAGCCAAGCTGGAGGCCTACTACCCAAGAAGGATCAGCCCAAAAAGATGCCCTCGAGATCCGGAGGTCCTGAGCCCAAGCCAGAATTCCCCCAGGCAAGGCAGGCGGGAGCCCGGACCGTGACCCCCAAAGGGCAGCACCCTGGTACCAAGGTTCCTCCAAAGGGCGGCCCCAGTTCCAGTACCTTCCTACTGAAAAAGGCCAAGGAGCCAGGGCCCCCAAGCGAGCCCAAGGAACCATTCCGACCGCCCCCAGTCACGCCCCATGAGTACATGCTCTCCCTGTACAGGACGCTCTCGGATGCTGATAGGAAGGGAGTCAATGGCAGCGTGAAGCTGGAAGCTGGGCTGGCCAACACCATCACCAGCTTCATAGACAAAGGGCAAG aTGACAGAggtcctgcagtcaggaagcAAAGATATGTGTTTGACATCAGTGCTCTGGAAAAAGATGGGCTGTTGGGAGCTGAGTTACGGATCCTTCGGAAAAAGCCCTTGGATGGGTCAAAGCCATCTATCCCTGGGCGGCCAGCCCAGCTGAAGTTGTCTAGCTGTCCCAGTGGCCGGCAACCAGGCATCTTGCTTGATGTACGTTCTGTGCCAGGTCTGGATAGCCCCCGTTGGGAAGTGTTTGACATCTGGAAGCTCTTCCGAAATTTTAAGAACTCAGCTCAGTTGTGTTTGGAGCTGGAGGCCTGGGATCGAGGCCGTGTCATGGACCTACGTAGTGTGGGCTTTGACCGAGTTGCTCGTCAGGTCCATGAGAAGGCCTTGTTTCTGGTGTTTGGCCGCACTAAGAAACGTGATCTGTTCTTTAATGAAATCAAGGCTCGCTCTGGCCAAGATGACAAGACTGTGTATGAGTACCTATTCAGTCAGCGTCGGAAACGGCGGGCCCCACTCACAACGCGTCAGGGCAAGCGACCCAGCAAGAATCCCAAGGCCCGTTGCAGTCGCAAGGCATTGCATGTTAACTTCAAGGACATGGGCTGGGATGACTGGATCATTGCACCCTTGGAATATGAGGCCTTCCACTGTGAAGGACTCTGTGAGTTTCCCCTTCGATCTCACCTGGAGCCCACCAACCATGCTGTCATCCAGACCCTCATGAACTCCATGGATCCAGAATCTACCCCCCCTACCTGCTGTGTACCCACCAGGCTGAGTCCCATCAGCATCCTCTTCATTGATTCTGCCAACAATGTGGTCTACAAGCAGTATGAGGACATGGTTGTGGAGTCCTGTGGCTGCAGGTAG